Part of the Kamptonema formosum PCC 6407 genome, CGTCAAAAATTGGGCAGGCTAGCATTGCCACTTTGCCGCGCACAGGATTAGGAATAATGTTGCAGAACTGTAAATATTGAGCTTGAAAAAGTAACTGGTAAATTTCTGGGTACTCTGCCATCAAAGCCACGCGACCTCGGTCGGAAAACATCGAATTAGTCCACTCATAACAGATGGTTGAAGTGTCAGCATCAAGGTCATATAATGAGGCATTACAACAGCGGACACCCAGCCCTATTCCTAATTCTTGAACAGCAATTTGTAAAATCTGCTTTTCATCCAGGGAATCGCGTACTTTATCAGTAATTCGCTTCAGCATTGCTTCAAAGTCGAGGGCCTGTTGCAGTTGGGCTGTACGGTCTTTTACTTGCTGTTCTAAACCCCTGTGGAGGCGTTGCGCGATCGCGCTCACCAAGCGCTCTCGTTCGGTCTGCTGGTAGAGAGCTATTTCTGCGGCTTTCCGCTTGCTAATGTCCATTGTTGTCCCTACCATTCGTACTGGTTGACCCTTTTTATCGCTATATAACTGAGTTTTTAAAACCATCCAATGAATGCTGCCATTACTCCAAATAACGCGAAAGTCAAAGTTGCAATTCTTCTTTTCTTGAACAGCTAAATTTATAGTTTGGCGTGCAAATTCGCGGTCTTCCTGATAAACGCATTCGAGAAAAGCTTCGCAGTTTCCTTGAAAAGGACTTGATGCTAAACCTAATAGTTGTTCAGTGTTATGATACCAGAGCAGTTGATTAGTTAGAATATTCCAATCCCAGATGCCCGTGTTGGCAGCTTCCAAGGCTAATCTTAATCGTTCTTCCTGCTGCTGTAGCGATGAATTAGCGAGTTTTATGTTAGTTATATCAAAGGCGATAGCTAAATATTGGAACGGTTTTTCACGAGCATCTAAAAAAGGAACAATTCTCACATCGAGCCAGAAATAGCTTCCATCTTTGGCTCTATTATGAATCTCTCCTTGCCAAACTTGCCCTCTAGAAATGGTTGACCAAATGCTGTTAAAGAACGCTTGAGAATGATTGCCAGAGTTAAGCAGACGCGGATCTTTTCCAATCAGTTCTTGCCTAGAATATTGGGAAATTTGACAAAAATTATCGTTGAGATCGTTAATAAGTCCTTTAGAATCTAGTGCTACCCAGATAGCAGTTCGATCTAAAGCAGATTTGAGGTCAGACAATCCTTTGACTGATGGTGGGATTTCTGAGTTAGCCTGTTGGTCGGACAAAAACTTGCCTTGACTGCTATTAGAACTTACAAAAATCTTACTTAGCAGACTTTTTAGAAGATTATTTAAACAAGCCTTGATATTAAGATAGGTAGTATCAAAAGGCTGTTCTACAATGGTCGTAATCAAGCTCATCATTAAAACTCCAAAGGGTAACGATTTTTATATTATTGCAACCTATCTTAAACATTTTTTGTATTTTTGATCTCATTCTTGAGTAGTAAGAAACTTAACTTAAAGGTAGAGAATTGAAAGTGCCATAACTTATTATTTATAATTCTACTGTGATTGTCGTCACTTGCATAAGTTTTCTCACATATTAGAGTCAGTCTGTAAGCCTTTAAGTAAGAGAATATACTTAAATCTAAAACGCCAATGACTGAAAAGCAGGCTAGCTCAGTCTTTTCCGTTCTGAATTCTACTAATTTCCTGGGCCTTCTACTTATAGAGGCAGTAGATTATGGAGTAGGCGATACCATGAAGACATTAAATCTAGAGGCATTGATACTTTTATTATTTTTGCTATGGTCTGTTTTTTGGATGCTTCAGTTATTCAGAAAAATGCTTGACCTCATCCTTCATCCTCAACCTTCCGTTATCGTAAGAGGTAGAGGCGGCAGTGCAGATTCCAGAGTCGGAGATGTCGGTGATTCGGGTTGGGGTGATTCGGGTTGGGGTGATTCGGGTTGCAGTGATGGAAGTGGTGGTGACGGGGGTGGTGGTGATGGAGGTTGCAGTGATGGAGGTGGTGGTGACGGAGGTGGTAGTGATGGAGGTTGCGGTGATTGATAATAACTAAATTTCTGGAAAAGCAACCTTGACAGATGATTACATCGAAATAATTGATCTAGTCCGGTTTGCTTTTGGGGGGCTGCATACCCTAGTATGATCTAGTCACGACTTGCTGCTTAATGACTGAATGGCGATCGCAATTGACTTTGGCACTAGCAACACCGTAATCGCTCGCTGGAATCAAGCCTCCCAGCAGCCAGAAACCTTGAGATTACCAGGTTTATCTCTGATCTCCGCGCCAAATCCGCCCCTAATTCCCAGTTTGCTCTATGCTGAGGACGCGGCTCAGGGTAAAGTGGTACTGGGTCAACAAGTGCGCGATCGCGGCCTCGACTTAAATGCAGACCCCCGATTTTTCCGTAACTTCAAACGCGGAATAGGCACTCCTATCCAAGGTTTTTTGCCAGAATTAGACGGTCAAATTGTCACTTTTGAACAAGTTGGTCAATGGTTTCTTAACCACATTGTCGGCTCAATTCGTGAATTGCCATTACCTGTAGATTCTGTAGTT contains:
- a CDS encoding DUF3157 family protein, producing MTATSITTTSVTTTSITATSITTTPVTTTSITATRITPTRITPTRITDISDSGICTAASTSYDNGRLRMKDEVKHFSE
- a CDS encoding sensor histidine kinase; its protein translation is MMSLITTIVEQPFDTTYLNIKACLNNLLKSLLSKIFVSSNSSQGKFLSDQQANSEIPPSVKGLSDLKSALDRTAIWVALDSKGLINDLNDNFCQISQYSRQELIGKDPRLLNSGNHSQAFFNSIWSTISRGQVWQGEIHNRAKDGSYFWLDVRIVPFLDAREKPFQYLAIAFDITNIKLANSSLQQQEERLRLALEAANTGIWDWNILTNQLLWYHNTEQLLGLASSPFQGNCEAFLECVYQEDREFARQTINLAVQEKKNCNFDFRVIWSNGSIHWMVLKTQLYSDKKGQPVRMVGTTMDISKRKAAEIALYQQTERERLVSAIAQRLHRGLEQQVKDRTAQLQQALDFEAMLKRITDKVRDSLDEKQILQIAVQELGIGLGVRCCNASLYDLDADTSTICYEWTNSMFSDRGRVALMAEYPEIYQLLFQAQYLQFCNIIPNPVRGKVAMLACPIFDDRGAIGDLWLINDRDYAFQELEIRMVQQVANQCAIAIRQARLYEAAQAQVKSLEKLNWLKDDFLSTVSHELRAPVANMKMAIRMLEICMKQDQLSPHHRQKATQYLEVLQRECDREITLINDLLDLQRLEAGRQSLVLETVQIQHWLPQLVAGFQERAEARQLMLIIELPQTQMPPLVSDISSLDRLVSELLNNACKYTPPGKQIIVTVSAQPGKVQLKITNFGTEIPTEEFARIFDKFYRIKSADPWKQGGTGLGLALVKRLAEHLGGTIHVESANLQTTFIVELPNQGVLSRVG